The following proteins come from a genomic window of Verrucomicrobiota bacterium:
- a CDS encoding PD40 domain-containing protein: protein MKIRKLLLLSVGTGVAIATPSWANPLVGPLLTPTALSSGAAGDCHNPGVSADGRFVVFVSTADDLVTNDSNGAFDVFVRDRQLGSTLLVSVNSSGTRSGNGASQSPTLSSNGQFVVFESAASDLVPNDTNNASDVFLRDLVAGTTTLISVNTAGVSPGNLESTAPSITPNGRYVLFASRASNLAASDANNAVDLFVRDTVAGTTTLVTRNSANTASSAGRSVIWDGNRQISDDGRWVTFHSSATNVVSGDSNAKIDVFMRDLQTSSNLALSVNTAGTGLGNGDSQNPSMDISGSYVVFQSAASNVATNDTNSGLDVFLRDRVAGTTALVSVNTNGASSTSSSSGSPVLSKDGNVVVFVSTANNLVLGDTNSSGADLFHRDLAAGTTTLIASGVTLLTSAQGARFVPALSADGRFVIYQDVSKNLVLFDAVAATNTTIATNVPGADATMTDDANWIVFVGAPETTGGRNIYLYDRAGGTTELISLREPGLMVATGSAASRVIPGGISSNGQFVVFESYASDLDAGDTNHTGDVWIGDLNASSNGWVRLNTILDGFSRGPSRRPVISDDGRWVAFEAIPDSTPLAGLGTRYNLYAFDRLARTNELIAGVGKVSAPSFPAFSQQGAFMAFQSSENNVGGYATTVGQIYYRDLTQDSNRLVSLNYQGNAAGSAASSNAVISTDGRYVAYLSSAGNLVTNSISGVNAILWDSVTGSNILASADATGAGLNQIGRVAFGANGPLLAFERLTNTFLFDVASQTLTTTLTDAVNAAFSADGRFVACERSNSYSALDTNLTTDVYLIDRTNGLASLISVNREGIGAGNNRSLSPLITPDSRYVLFRSRASNLAANDTNGMSDVFLRDLLLSRTILLSVNRDGTGTGNQFSGNPIMSADGSTVLLESYASDLITGDYNESRDIMMLRLNRSDTDGDGLPDDWELAYFNGLQRDGTGDYDGDGQTDLMEFMAGTDPTNAGSILRVVTLSSPSSGPVQIFWSAVPGKKYRVQFKTSLSDSMWNDLVGDVTATDTTGFKEDSSAGAWSQRFYRVMLVE, encoded by the coding sequence ATGAAAATCCGCAAATTGTTGCTTCTGTCGGTCGGAACGGGCGTTGCCATTGCCACCCCGTCGTGGGCGAACCCGTTGGTCGGGCCGTTGCTCACTCCTACGGCGTTGTCATCGGGAGCTGCGGGTGATTGCCACAACCCGGGCGTCAGTGCGGATGGCCGCTTCGTCGTGTTCGTCAGCACGGCAGACGATCTGGTCACCAACGACAGCAACGGCGCGTTCGACGTTTTTGTTCGTGATCGCCAGCTCGGCAGTACGTTACTGGTGAGCGTGAACTCGTCGGGCACAAGAAGCGGAAACGGCGCTTCCCAATCACCCACGCTCAGTTCCAATGGTCAGTTTGTCGTGTTCGAGAGCGCCGCGAGCGATCTGGTTCCGAATGACACGAACAACGCTTCCGACGTGTTCCTGCGCGATCTCGTTGCTGGAACCACCACGTTAATCAGCGTGAACACCGCCGGCGTCAGTCCAGGCAACCTCGAATCTACCGCTCCCAGCATCACACCCAACGGTCGCTATGTGCTCTTCGCGAGCCGCGCCAGCAATCTGGCGGCCAGCGATGCCAACAACGCGGTTGATTTGTTTGTTCGCGACACGGTGGCCGGAACCACGACGCTCGTGACTCGCAACTCCGCAAACACTGCCAGTTCCGCTGGTCGGTCCGTGATATGGGATGGGAATCGACAAATCAGCGATGACGGTCGCTGGGTAACGTTCCACAGCTCGGCCACCAACGTTGTCTCGGGTGACTCCAACGCGAAGATTGACGTGTTTATGCGAGACCTGCAAACCTCGTCGAACCTCGCCCTCAGTGTTAACACGGCGGGCACCGGGCTGGGCAACGGCGATTCGCAAAATCCCTCCATGGATATTTCGGGCAGCTATGTGGTGTTTCAAAGCGCCGCATCCAACGTGGCCACCAATGATACGAACAGTGGGCTTGATGTGTTCCTGCGGGATCGCGTCGCTGGAACGACGGCTCTGGTCAGCGTGAACACCAATGGCGCCAGTTCGACTTCGAGCAGCTCCGGCTCGCCGGTGTTGAGCAAGGACGGCAACGTCGTGGTGTTCGTGAGCACCGCCAACAATCTCGTGCTGGGTGACACCAATTCATCCGGCGCGGATCTTTTCCATCGTGACCTTGCGGCTGGTACGACAACGTTGATCGCTTCGGGGGTTACCCTGTTGACCTCCGCACAGGGCGCGCGATTTGTCCCGGCGCTTTCGGCCGACGGGCGCTTTGTGATTTATCAGGATGTCAGCAAGAACCTGGTGCTGTTCGACGCTGTCGCAGCCACCAACACGACCATCGCGACCAACGTGCCCGGCGCGGATGCCACGATGACGGACGACGCAAACTGGATTGTTTTCGTCGGCGCGCCCGAGACAACTGGAGGGCGAAACATTTATCTTTATGACCGAGCAGGCGGAACCACCGAACTGATTTCGCTTCGCGAACCGGGATTGATGGTGGCGACCGGATCAGCCGCCAGCCGAGTGATTCCCGGCGGGATCAGTTCCAACGGCCAGTTCGTCGTGTTCGAAAGTTACGCGTCCGACTTGGATGCCGGCGACACCAACCACACGGGCGATGTGTGGATCGGCGACCTCAACGCCAGTTCCAACGGCTGGGTCCGGCTCAACACGATCTTGGACGGTTTTTCGCGCGGCCCATCCCGGCGTCCCGTGATCAGCGACGATGGCCGGTGGGTCGCATTCGAAGCGATCCCTGACAGCACGCCGTTGGCGGGTCTGGGAACGCGCTATAATCTGTATGCCTTTGACCGATTGGCGCGGACGAACGAATTGATCGCCGGCGTAGGCAAAGTGAGCGCGCCGTCGTTCCCAGCGTTCAGCCAACAGGGCGCATTCATGGCGTTTCAAAGCAGCGAGAACAATGTCGGCGGTTACGCCACGACTGTCGGGCAGATTTACTATCGAGACCTGACACAAGATTCAAACCGCCTCGTCAGCCTCAACTATCAGGGCAACGCGGCGGGATCAGCCGCGTCGTCCAACGCCGTCATCAGTACTGACGGCCGGTATGTCGCGTATCTCAGTAGTGCTGGAAACCTCGTTACGAACTCGATCTCCGGAGTCAATGCCATTCTGTGGGATTCAGTGACGGGGTCCAACATTCTCGCCAGTGCCGACGCAACGGGAGCCGGGTTGAATCAAATCGGGCGCGTGGCGTTTGGTGCCAACGGCCCGCTGCTTGCGTTTGAGCGCCTCACGAACACTTTCTTGTTTGATGTGGCGAGTCAGACCTTGACTACCACCCTCACGGACGCGGTGAACGCCGCCTTCAGCGCCGACGGGCGATTCGTGGCGTGCGAACGTAGCAACAGTTACTCCGCCTTGGATACCAACTTGACGACGGATGTATATCTCATCGATCGCACGAACGGACTGGCATCGCTAATAAGCGTCAATCGCGAGGGCATCGGCGCGGGGAATAATCGATCACTCTCGCCTTTGATCACCCCCGACAGTCGTTACGTGCTCTTCCGCAGCCGCGCTTCGAACCTGGCCGCAAACGACACCAACGGCATGAGCGACGTGTTCCTGCGCGATTTGTTGCTGAGCAGGACCATTCTGCTGAGCGTCAATCGTGACGGGACAGGCACCGGGAATCAATTCTCCGGCAACCCGATCATGAGCGCAGACGGGAGCACGGTCTTGTTGGAAAGCTACGCTTCGGACTTGATCACTGGCGACTACAACGAATCGCGCGACATCATGATGCTCCGGCTGAACCGATCCGACACCGATGGCGATGGGCTTCCGGACGATTGGGAACTGGCGTACTTCAACGGCCTGCAACGCGATGGGACAGGCGATTATGACGGGGATGGACAAACCGACTTGATGGAGTTCATGGCGGGAACCGACCCCACCAACGCTGGCTCTATCCTGAGGGTGGTTACACTCTCATCGCCATCCTCCGGCCCGGTGCAGATATTTTGGAGCGCCGTTCCAGGAAAGAAATATCGGGTGCAGTTCAAAACGTCGCTGTCCGATTCAATGTGGAACGATCTCGTCGGTGATGTGACGGCGACGGACACGACGGGTTTCAAGGAGGACTCCTCAGCCGGTGCTTGGTCGCAGCGCTTCTACCGCGTGATGCTGGTGGAATAG
- a CDS encoding VCBS repeat-containing protein — translation MHNLNSIRRATRLAVLVGMAALAFACKAETLTNRFGFTGPEIFPIDNQISQLHSADLDGDGLNDLIVVNNVRSKINLLYNQTGSTNTAKTVPPAVKRELNELPLDARFRVDSIASEKRIASLVVEDLNQDGRPDIAYYGEPKELVVQYNQGTNGWSAPKRWAIDDGQLTPNALTTGDLNGDHLLDLLLLSENYIYLFTQKPDHTLGEPEKIPFSGALKSAQVLDIDGDGRDDLLLVNWENPTPFRFRLQNDAGQLGPEIYFALPPIRSYWADILEKGGRTKVMTIAQNSGRAQISEFVRQPAETLSGSFKLGQFQVLPINRTTKARRGMLWADINGDGLPDLLVSEPDSGQITVFFQKSDGTLAAAKSFPTLTGVSDLAVADWDGNGRAEIFLLSTDERQVGVTRLDEKGRLPFPTLIPMEGKPLAMAVGPLQAKARATLAVLLDQDGSEQESKRVLFTRTADGKTKTQKLSKNFKSNPSTLAFHDVNQDGLADLIVLIPYEKIKILLQVAGKDFEELDIAPPGGSIELPWLSAADVDGDGKPELLLTQKNFLRAVVLKPEASAQNATNKAGWMFSVKEQINGAGSNSRLVGAAAVPNGTNAIPSLFLLDAERKVLTLCERDTAGVWQVVRNISLPFTEFTSLQPVALGGTNLNTVGFLGLNAAAWLALQGDTWEFKELDGYETPIKDGHLNDVVTGDLNNDGRKDLVFLETAKNYLDLVLFEAPHQLVPANRWQVFEERTFRSRRSDMPEPREALVTDVTGDGKNDLVVLVHDRILVYPQE, via the coding sequence ATGCATAATTTGAATTCAATCCGGCGCGCAACCCGCCTCGCTGTGCTGGTCGGTATGGCGGCATTGGCCTTTGCCTGCAAGGCGGAAACCCTCACGAATCGATTCGGTTTCACGGGGCCGGAGATTTTTCCCATCGACAATCAAATCAGCCAACTGCACTCGGCCGACCTCGATGGCGATGGGCTGAACGACCTGATTGTGGTCAACAACGTCCGCTCCAAGATCAATCTGCTCTACAATCAAACCGGCTCGACCAACACGGCGAAAACCGTGCCGCCAGCGGTTAAACGCGAACTCAATGAGTTGCCGCTAGACGCGCGGTTTCGCGTCGATTCCATCGCCTCGGAGAAACGCATCGCGTCGCTGGTGGTGGAGGACCTTAACCAGGATGGCCGTCCGGACATCGCTTACTACGGCGAACCGAAGGAACTGGTCGTGCAATACAATCAAGGCACCAACGGCTGGAGCGCGCCCAAACGCTGGGCCATCGACGACGGCCAGCTCACGCCCAACGCGTTGACGACCGGCGACTTGAATGGCGACCACCTGCTCGATTTACTGCTCCTGTCCGAGAATTACATTTACCTCTTCACCCAAAAACCCGACCACACCCTCGGCGAGCCGGAGAAGATTCCGTTTTCAGGAGCACTCAAGTCGGCCCAGGTGTTGGACATTGACGGCGACGGCCGGGACGATTTGTTGCTCGTCAACTGGGAAAACCCGACACCGTTTCGGTTTCGTTTGCAGAACGATGCGGGACAGTTGGGGCCAGAGATTTATTTTGCGTTGCCACCCATTCGTTCTTACTGGGCGGATATTTTGGAGAAGGGCGGAAGGACGAAAGTCATGACCATCGCGCAAAATTCCGGGCGCGCTCAAATCTCCGAATTCGTCCGTCAGCCGGCGGAGACGCTCTCCGGCAGTTTCAAGCTCGGCCAGTTCCAGGTGCTGCCCATCAATCGAACCACCAAGGCGCGACGTGGCATGTTGTGGGCGGACATCAACGGTGACGGCCTGCCTGACCTGCTGGTGTCCGAACCGGACAGCGGACAGATCACGGTCTTTTTCCAAAAAAGCGATGGCACCCTCGCCGCGGCCAAATCCTTCCCCACGCTGACCGGCGTAAGCGATCTGGCGGTGGCGGATTGGGACGGCAACGGGCGGGCGGAGATTTTTTTATTGAGCACGGACGAAAGGCAGGTGGGCGTGACGCGGCTCGATGAAAAGGGACGGTTGCCGTTCCCCACGCTGATTCCGATGGAAGGCAAGCCGCTGGCGATGGCGGTCGGCCCGCTTCAAGCCAAAGCGCGGGCGACGCTGGCAGTGCTGCTGGATCAAGACGGCAGCGAGCAGGAGAGCAAGCGGGTATTGTTCACGCGCACCGCCGATGGAAAGACCAAAACGCAGAAGCTCAGCAAGAATTTCAAATCCAATCCCAGCACACTTGCGTTCCACGATGTCAACCAGGACGGATTGGCTGACCTCATCGTTCTGATCCCGTACGAAAAAATCAAAATTCTCTTGCAGGTGGCGGGCAAGGATTTTGAGGAACTGGACATCGCGCCGCCCGGCGGCAGCATCGAGTTGCCGTGGTTGAGCGCGGCAGACGTCGATGGCGATGGCAAACCGGAGTTGTTGTTGACGCAGAAAAATTTTCTCCGCGCCGTCGTGCTGAAGCCGGAGGCCTCCGCTCAGAACGCCACAAACAAGGCCGGTTGGATGTTCAGTGTTAAGGAACAGATCAACGGCGCCGGGAGCAATTCCCGGCTGGTGGGCGCGGCGGCCGTCCCCAACGGAACGAACGCCATCCCGTCGCTGTTCTTGCTCGATGCGGAACGCAAGGTATTGACGCTGTGCGAACGCGATACCGCGGGAGTATGGCAGGTTGTCCGCAACATCTCGCTGCCGTTCACCGAATTCACCAGTCTGCAACCGGTGGCGCTGGGCGGCACAAATCTGAACACCGTTGGTTTTCTTGGCCTCAATGCCGCCGCGTGGCTGGCGCTTCAGGGCGACACCTGGGAATTCAAGGAACTGGACGGTTACGAAACGCCGATCAAGGACGGCCACTTGAATGACGTGGTCACGGGCGACTTGAACAACGACGGGCGCAAGGACCTGGTTTTTCTGGAGACCGCGAAGAACTATCTGGACTTGGTATTGTTTGAAGCACCGCATCAGTTGGTGCCGGCGAATCGCTGGCAGGTGTTTGAGGAGCGGACCTTCCGCAGCCGCCGCAGCGACATGCCTGAACCGCGCGAAGCGTTGGTGACCGACGTGACCGGCGATGGCAAGAACGACCTGGTCGTGCTCGTACATGACCGGATTTTGGTTTACCCGCAGGAATAA
- a CDS encoding YjbQ family protein: MIRQSSHELVVKTRGRGLYEFTDEVAAWVRQNGFQSGVVTLHLRHTSASLLIQENADPEVRRDLERFFARLVPDGDALFQHTAEVEDDMPAHVRTALTAVNLSIPVEAGRLALGTWQGIYLWEHRRQPHTRRVAGHFIGE, from the coding sequence ATGATACGCCAAAGCTCGCACGAACTGGTGGTGAAGACGCGTGGACGAGGTCTTTATGAATTTACTGACGAAGTGGCCGCGTGGGTTCGACAGAATGGATTTCAGTCCGGTGTCGTCACCTTGCACCTACGCCACACTTCGGCTTCGTTGTTGATCCAGGAAAATGCCGATCCCGAAGTGCGGCGTGATTTGGAACGCTTTTTCGCGCGGCTCGTTCCGGATGGCGACGCGCTTTTCCAACACACGGCCGAAGTGGAGGACGACATGCCGGCGCATGTTCGCACGGCCTTGACAGCGGTGAACCTCAGCATCCCCGTCGAAGCGGGGCGACTGGCGTTGGGCACCTGGCAGGGGATTTATTTGTGGGAACATCGCCGCCAGCCGCACACGCGTCGCGTGGCCGGCCATTTTATCGGGGAATAA